From one Catharus ustulatus isolate bCatUst1 chromosome 1, bCatUst1.pri.v2, whole genome shotgun sequence genomic stretch:
- the LOC116999525 gene encoding carbonic anhydrase 3-like, with the protein MINPNYYPWGYDGDNGPDQWHINYPFAKGRRQSPIEINNKDVHYDSSLLPWFASYDPGAAKTILNNGKTCRVVFDDSFDRSVLRGGPLPGVYRLRQLHFHWGSSDDHGSEHVVNGVRYAGELHLLHWNPKYSNYLDAKRRPDGVAVLAIFLQVGETPKPEMKRILEEINAIKTKGKNAPFPNFDPSILFPKSHDYWTYHGSVTTPPCEECVTWIILREPIIVSSDQMAKLRSLSKNAENEPNHPLVDNWRPTQPRYYRMVSASFL; encoded by the exons ATGATCAACCCCAACTACTACCCCTGGGGCTACGACGGCGACAACG GACCAGATCAGTGGCACATAAACTATCCTTTTGCGAAAGGACGCCGTCAGTCGCCAATCGAAATCAATAACAAAGACGTGCATTATGATAGTTCCCTACTGCCATGGTTTGCTAGCTATGATCCTGGTGCAGCTAAGACCATCCTCAATAATGGGAAGACCTGCAGAGTTGTGTTTGATGATTCATTCGATAGATCAG TGCTGAGAGGTGGGCCACTTCCAGGAGTCTACAGGCTGCGGCAGCTGCACTTCCACTGGGGCTCGTCTGACGACCACGGCTCAGAGCACGTTGTGAATGGAGTGAGGTATGCAGGAGAG CTACATTTGTTACACTGGAAtcccaaatacagtaattacCTTGATGCTAAGAGAAGACCTGATGGGGTAGCTGTTTTGGCCATATTTTTGCAA GTAGGGGAAACTCCCAAACCAGAGATGAAGAGAATTCTTGAAGAAATAAATGCTATCAAAACAAAG gggaaaaatgctCCTTTTCCGAACTTCGATCCTTCAATTCTTTTCCCTAAATCTCATGACTACTGGACATACCACGGATCTGTCACTACTCCACCTTGTGAAGAGTGCGTTACCTGGATTATTCTTAGAGAGCCCATCATAGTCAGCTCAGACCAG ATGGCGAAGCTCCGCAGCCTCTCCAAGAACGCTGAGAATGAACCAAATCACCCCCTGGTTGATAACTGGCGCCCGACTCAGCCGCGGTATTACAGGATGGTGAGCGCGTCATTCCTCTAG